The following proteins are co-located in the Bubalus bubalis isolate 160015118507 breed Murrah chromosome 21, NDDB_SH_1, whole genome shotgun sequence genome:
- the DHX30 gene encoding ATP-dependent RNA helicase DHX30 isoform X1: MDLKDSSPGFQLSLLARNVQPGLIQERSGPTQAASVQTSPTPSSTHVCQPCPWRDHLSRIPETTVLVRPFPGVDVSPLGVVVCLRGPCGFTYIAGKAVRMASRDLLKEFPQPKNLLNSVIGRALGISHAKDKLVYVHTNGPKKKKVTLHIKWPKSVEVEGYGSKKIDAERQAAAAACQLFKGWGLLGPRNELFDAAKYRVLADRFGSPADSWWRPEPTMPPTSWRQLNPESIRPGGPGSLSRSLGREEEEDEEEELEEGTIDVTEFLSMTQQDSHAPLRDSRGGSFEMTDDDSAIRALTQFPLPKNLLAKVIQIATSSSTAKNLMQFHTVGTKTKLSTLTLLWPCPMTFVAKGRRKAEAENKAAALACKKLKSLGLVDRNNEPLTHAMYNLASLRELGETQRRPCTIQVPEPILRKIETFLNHYPVESSWISSELRLQGEDILPLGKDSGPLSDPITGKPYVPLSEAEELRLSQSLLELWRRRGPVWQEAPQLPVDPHRDTILNAIEQHPVVVIAGDTGCGKTTRIPQLLLERYVTEGRGARCNVIITQPRRISAVSVAQRVSHELGPSLRRNVGFQVRLESKPPARGGALLFCTVGILLRKLQSNPSLEGVSHVVVDEVHERDVNTDFLLILLKGLQRLNPALRLVLMSATGDNERFSRYFGGCPVIKVPGFMYPVKEHYLEDILAKLGKHQYPHRHRHHESEDECALDLDLVTDLVLHIDARGEPGGILCFLPGWQEIKGVQQRLQEALGMHESKYLILPVHSNIPMMDQKAIFQQPPIGVRKIVLATNIAETSITINDIVHVVDSGLHKEERYDLKTKVSCLETVWVSRANVIQRRGRAGRCQSGFAYHLFPRSRLEKMAPFQVPEILRTPLENLVLQAKIHMPEKTAVEFLSKAVDSPNIKAVDEAVILLQEIGVLDQREYLTTLGQRLAHISTDPRLAKAIVLAAIFRCLHPLLVVVSCLTRDPFSSSLQNRAEVDKVKALLSHDSGSDHLAFVRAVSGWEEVLRWQDRSSRENYLEENLLYAPSLRFIHGLIKQFSENIYEAFLVGKPSDCTLASAQCNEYSEEEELVKGVLMAGLYPNLIQVRQGKVTRQGKFKPNSVTYRTKSGNILLHKSTINREATRLRSRWLTYFMAVKSNGSVFVRDSSQVHPLAVLLLTDGDVHIRDDGRRATISLSDSDLLRLEGDSRTVRLLRELRRALGRMVERSLRSELAALPPCVQEEHGQLLALLAELLRGPCGSFDVRKTADD, from the exons ATGGACCTGAAAGATTCGTCCCCAG GATTCCAGCTTTCCCTCCTGGCCAGAAATGTTCAGCCTGGACTCATTCAGGAAAG aTCGGGCCCAACACAGGCAGCGTCAGTGCAAACTTCCCCCACCCCGTCTTCCACCCATGTGTGTCAACCCTGCCCCTGGAGGGACCATCTCtcgag GATCCCGGAGACCACGGTACTGGTCCGTCCATTCCCTGGTGTAGACGTGTCACCTCTTGGAGTGGTGGTTTGCCTCAGGGGACCTTGTGGCTTTACATACATTGCTGGGAAAGCTGTGAGAATGG CTTCTAGGGACCTATTAAAAGAGTTTCCACAGCCCAAAAATCTTCTCAACAGTGTGATTGGAAGAGCACTTGGCATCTCACACGCAAAAGACAAATTGGTCTACGTGCATACAAATGGACCGAAGAAAAAG AAAGTCACCCTCCACATAAAGTGGCCCAAGAGCGTGGAGGTAGAAGGCTATGGCAGCAAGAAGATCGATGCCGAGAGGCAGGCTGCAGCTGCGGCCTGCCAGCTGTTCAAG GGCTGGGGTCTGCTGGGTCCCCGGAATGAGCTGTTTGATGCAGCCAAATACCGCGTGCTAGCCGATCGCTTTGGCTCTCCGGCTGACAGCTGGTGGCGCCCAGAACCCACCATGCCACCCACTTCCTGGCGGCAGCTGAATCCTGAGAGCATCCGGCCAGGGGGACCTGGGAGCCTGTCCCGCTCCTTGGGtcgggaggaagaggaggatgaggaggaagaaCTAGAAGAAGGGACCATCGATGTCACTGAATTTCTGTCTATGACCCAGCAGGACTCCCACGCCCCACTCAGGGATTCCAG GGGGGGTTCCTTTGAAATGACAGATGACGACAGTGCTATCAGGGCTCTGACCCAGTTTCCACTTCCCAAGAACCTTCTGGCCAAGGTGATTCAGATAGCAACATCCTCCTCCACAGCCAAG AACCTCATGCAGTTCCACACCGTGGGCACCAAGACCAAGCTGTCCACCCTCACCCTGCTCTGGCCCTGTCCCATGACCTTCGTGGCCAAGGGGCGTCGCAAAGCAGAGGCAGAGAATAAAGCGGCAGCCTTGGCTTGTAAGAAACTGAAG AGCCTGGGACTGGTGGACCGGAACAACGAGCCGCTCACCCACGCCATGTATAACTTGGCCTCCTTGCGAGAGCTGGGTGAGACCCAGCGCCGGCCGTGTACCATCCAGGTGCCTGAGCCCATCCTCCGCAAGATCGAGACCTTCCTTAACCAT TACCCTGTGGAGAGTTCGTGGATCTCCTCAGAGCTCCGGCTGCAGGGTGAGGACATCCTGCCCTTGGGCAAGGACTCGGGGCCCCTGAGTGACCCCATCACAGGCAAGCCCTATGTGCCACTGTCAGAAGCAGAGGAGCTGCGTCTGAGCCAGAGTCTGCTGGAGCTGTGGCGGCGGCGAGGGCCAGTCTGGCAGGAGGCACCCCAGCTCCCCGTGGACCCTCATCGGGACACCATCCTCAATGCCATCGAGCAGCACCCAGTGGTGGTCATTGCTGGGGACACGGGCTGTGGGAAGACCACGCGCATCCCCCAGCTGCTGCTGGAGCGCTACGTGACCGAGGGCCGCGGTGCGCGCTGCAACGTGATCATCACCCAGCCACGCCGCATCTCGGCCGTGTCTGTGGCGCAGCGGGTCAGCCACGAACTGGGCCCTTCCCTGCGCCGGAACGTAGGCTTCCAGGTGCGGTTGGAAAGCAAGCCTCCGGCCCGAGGAGGGGCCCTGCTGTTCTGCACGGTGGGCATCCTGCTGCGGAAGCTGCAGAGCAACCCCAGCCTGGAGGGCGTGAGCCACGTGGTCGTGGACGAGGTGCACGAGCGAGACGTGAACACGGACTTCCTGCTGATCCTGCTCAAGGGCCTGCAGCGGCTCAACCCGGCTCTGCGCTTGGTGCTCATGAGCGCCACTGGCGACAACGAGCGTTTCTCCCGCTACTTTGGTGGCTGCCCTGTCATCAAGGTCCCCGGCTTCATGTACCCTGTCAAGGAGCACTACCTGGAGGACATCCTGGCCAAGCTGGGCAAGCACCAGTATCCGCACCGGCACCGGCACCACGAG TCTGAGGATGAATGCGCTCTCGATTTGGACCTCGTGACTGATCTGGTTCTGCACATCGATGCCCGCGGGGAACCAG GTGGGATCCTCTGCTTCCTGCCGGGCTGGCAGGAGATCAAAGGAGTCCAGCAACGCCTCCAGGAGGCCCTGGGCATGCACGAGAGCAAGTACCTCATCCTGCCAG TGCACTCCAACATCCCGATGATGGACCAGAAGGCCATATTCCAGCAGCCTCCCATTGGGGTACGCAAGATCGTCTTGGCCACCAACATTGCCGAGACGTCCATCACGATCAATGACATCGTGCACGTGGTGGACAGCGGTCTGCACAAGGAGGAGCGCTACGACCTGAAGACCAAG GTTTCCTGCCTGGAGACCGTGTGGGTGTCACGAGCCAATGTGATCCAGCGCCGGGGCCGGGCGGGCCGCTGCCAGTCTGGCTTTGCCTACCACCTCTTCCCACGGAGCCGGCTGGAGAAGATGGCTCCTTTCCAAGTGCCAGAGATCCTGCGCACACCCCTGGAGAACCTGGTGCTGCAGGCCAAGATCCACATGCCAGAGAAGACG GCAGTGGAGTTCCTCTCCAAGGCCGTAGACAGTCCAAACATCAAGGCGGTGGACGAGGCCGTGATCTTGCTCCAAGAGATTG GGGTTCTGGACCAGCGGGAGTACCTGACCACCCTGGGGCAGCGCCTGGCCCACATCTCCACTGACCCGCGGCTGGCCAAGGCCATCGTGCTGGCTGCCATCTTCCGTTGCCTGCACCCGCTGTTAGTGGTCGTCTCGTGCCTCACCCGGGACCCCTTCAGCAGCAGCCTGCAGAACCGGGCGGAGGTGGACAAG gTGAAAGCACTGTTGAGCCACGACAGCGGCAGTGACCACCTGGCCTTTGTGCGGGCGGTGTCCGGCTGGGAGGAGGTGCTGCGCTGGCAGGATCGCAGCTCCCGTGAGAACTACCTGGAGGAAAACCTGCTCTACGCACCCAGCCTGCGCTTCATCCACG GACTCATCAAGCAGTTCTCAGAGAACATTTATGAGGCTTTCCTGGTTGGGAAGCCCTCGGACTgcaccctggcctctgcccagtgCAACGAGTAcagtgaggaggaggagctggtgaAGGGGGTGCTGATGGCGGGTCTCTACCCCAACCTCATCCAG GTGAGGCAGGGCAAGGTGACCCGGCAGGGCAAGTTCAAGCCCAACAGTGTCACGTACAGGACCAAATCCGGCAACATCTTGCTGCACAAGTCGACCATTAACAG GGAGGCCACCCGGCTGCGGAGCCGATGGCTGACGTATTTCATGGCTGTCAAGTCCAACGGCAGCGTCTTCGTCCGGGACTCCTCCCAGGTGCACCCACTAGCTGTGCTGCTACTGACCGACGGGGACGTCCACATCCGTG ATGACGGGCGCCGGGCCACCATTTCCCTGAGCGACAGTGACCTGCTGCGGCTGGAGGGTGACTCGCGCACCGTGCGGCTGCTGCGGGAGCTGCGCCGGGCCCTGGGCCGCATGGTGGAGCGGAGCCTGCGCAGCGAGCTGGCGGCACTGCCGCCCTGTGTGCAGGAGGAGCATGGGCAGCTGCTCGCCCTGCTGGCGGAGCTGCTGCGCGGGC
- the DHX30 gene encoding ATP-dependent RNA helicase DHX30 isoform X4, with product MFSLDSFRKDRAQHRQRQCKLPPPRLPPMCVNPAPGGTISRASRDLLKEFPQPKNLLNSVIGRALGISHAKDKLVYVHTNGPKKKKVTLHIKWPKSVEVEGYGSKKIDAERQAAAAACQLFKGWGLLGPRNELFDAAKYRVLADRFGSPADSWWRPEPTMPPTSWRQLNPESIRPGGPGSLSRSLGREEEEDEEEELEEGTIDVTEFLSMTQQDSHAPLRDSRGGSFEMTDDDSAIRALTQFPLPKNLLAKVIQIATSSSTAKNLMQFHTVGTKTKLSTLTLLWPCPMTFVAKGRRKAEAENKAAALACKKLKSLGLVDRNNEPLTHAMYNLASLRELGETQRRPCTIQVPEPILRKIETFLNHYPVESSWISSELRLQGEDILPLGKDSGPLSDPITGKPYVPLSEAEELRLSQSLLELWRRRGPVWQEAPQLPVDPHRDTILNAIEQHPVVVIAGDTGCGKTTRIPQLLLERYVTEGRGARCNVIITQPRRISAVSVAQRVSHELGPSLRRNVGFQVRLESKPPARGGALLFCTVGILLRKLQSNPSLEGVSHVVVDEVHERDVNTDFLLILLKGLQRLNPALRLVLMSATGDNERFSRYFGGCPVIKVPGFMYPVKEHYLEDILAKLGKHQYPHRHRHHESEDECALDLDLVTDLVLHIDARGEPGGILCFLPGWQEIKGVQQRLQEALGMHESKYLILPVHSNIPMMDQKAIFQQPPIGVRKIVLATNIAETSITINDIVHVVDSGLHKEERYDLKTKVSCLETVWVSRANVIQRRGRAGRCQSGFAYHLFPRSRLEKMAPFQVPEILRTPLENLVLQAKIHMPEKTAVEFLSKAVDSPNIKAVDEAVILLQEIGVLDQREYLTTLGQRLAHISTDPRLAKAIVLAAIFRCLHPLLVVVSCLTRDPFSSSLQNRAEVDKVKALLSHDSGSDHLAFVRAVSGWEEVLRWQDRSSRENYLEENLLYAPSLRFIHGLIKQFSENIYEAFLVGKPSDCTLASAQCNEYSEEEELVKGVLMAGLYPNLIQVRQGKVTRQGKFKPNSVTYRTKSGNILLHKSTINREATRLRSRWLTYFMAVKSNGSVFVRDSSQVHPLAVLLLTDGDVHIRDDGRRATISLSDSDLLRLEGDSRTVRLLRELRRALGRMVERSLRSELAALPPCVQEEHGQLLALLAELLRGPCGSFDVRKTADD from the exons ATGTTCAGCCTGGACTCATTCAGGAAAG aTCGGGCCCAACACAGGCAGCGTCAGTGCAAACTTCCCCCACCCCGTCTTCCACCCATGTGTGTCAACCCTGCCCCTGGAGGGACCATCTCtcgag CTTCTAGGGACCTATTAAAAGAGTTTCCACAGCCCAAAAATCTTCTCAACAGTGTGATTGGAAGAGCACTTGGCATCTCACACGCAAAAGACAAATTGGTCTACGTGCATACAAATGGACCGAAGAAAAAG AAAGTCACCCTCCACATAAAGTGGCCCAAGAGCGTGGAGGTAGAAGGCTATGGCAGCAAGAAGATCGATGCCGAGAGGCAGGCTGCAGCTGCGGCCTGCCAGCTGTTCAAG GGCTGGGGTCTGCTGGGTCCCCGGAATGAGCTGTTTGATGCAGCCAAATACCGCGTGCTAGCCGATCGCTTTGGCTCTCCGGCTGACAGCTGGTGGCGCCCAGAACCCACCATGCCACCCACTTCCTGGCGGCAGCTGAATCCTGAGAGCATCCGGCCAGGGGGACCTGGGAGCCTGTCCCGCTCCTTGGGtcgggaggaagaggaggatgaggaggaagaaCTAGAAGAAGGGACCATCGATGTCACTGAATTTCTGTCTATGACCCAGCAGGACTCCCACGCCCCACTCAGGGATTCCAG GGGGGGTTCCTTTGAAATGACAGATGACGACAGTGCTATCAGGGCTCTGACCCAGTTTCCACTTCCCAAGAACCTTCTGGCCAAGGTGATTCAGATAGCAACATCCTCCTCCACAGCCAAG AACCTCATGCAGTTCCACACCGTGGGCACCAAGACCAAGCTGTCCACCCTCACCCTGCTCTGGCCCTGTCCCATGACCTTCGTGGCCAAGGGGCGTCGCAAAGCAGAGGCAGAGAATAAAGCGGCAGCCTTGGCTTGTAAGAAACTGAAG AGCCTGGGACTGGTGGACCGGAACAACGAGCCGCTCACCCACGCCATGTATAACTTGGCCTCCTTGCGAGAGCTGGGTGAGACCCAGCGCCGGCCGTGTACCATCCAGGTGCCTGAGCCCATCCTCCGCAAGATCGAGACCTTCCTTAACCAT TACCCTGTGGAGAGTTCGTGGATCTCCTCAGAGCTCCGGCTGCAGGGTGAGGACATCCTGCCCTTGGGCAAGGACTCGGGGCCCCTGAGTGACCCCATCACAGGCAAGCCCTATGTGCCACTGTCAGAAGCAGAGGAGCTGCGTCTGAGCCAGAGTCTGCTGGAGCTGTGGCGGCGGCGAGGGCCAGTCTGGCAGGAGGCACCCCAGCTCCCCGTGGACCCTCATCGGGACACCATCCTCAATGCCATCGAGCAGCACCCAGTGGTGGTCATTGCTGGGGACACGGGCTGTGGGAAGACCACGCGCATCCCCCAGCTGCTGCTGGAGCGCTACGTGACCGAGGGCCGCGGTGCGCGCTGCAACGTGATCATCACCCAGCCACGCCGCATCTCGGCCGTGTCTGTGGCGCAGCGGGTCAGCCACGAACTGGGCCCTTCCCTGCGCCGGAACGTAGGCTTCCAGGTGCGGTTGGAAAGCAAGCCTCCGGCCCGAGGAGGGGCCCTGCTGTTCTGCACGGTGGGCATCCTGCTGCGGAAGCTGCAGAGCAACCCCAGCCTGGAGGGCGTGAGCCACGTGGTCGTGGACGAGGTGCACGAGCGAGACGTGAACACGGACTTCCTGCTGATCCTGCTCAAGGGCCTGCAGCGGCTCAACCCGGCTCTGCGCTTGGTGCTCATGAGCGCCACTGGCGACAACGAGCGTTTCTCCCGCTACTTTGGTGGCTGCCCTGTCATCAAGGTCCCCGGCTTCATGTACCCTGTCAAGGAGCACTACCTGGAGGACATCCTGGCCAAGCTGGGCAAGCACCAGTATCCGCACCGGCACCGGCACCACGAG TCTGAGGATGAATGCGCTCTCGATTTGGACCTCGTGACTGATCTGGTTCTGCACATCGATGCCCGCGGGGAACCAG GTGGGATCCTCTGCTTCCTGCCGGGCTGGCAGGAGATCAAAGGAGTCCAGCAACGCCTCCAGGAGGCCCTGGGCATGCACGAGAGCAAGTACCTCATCCTGCCAG TGCACTCCAACATCCCGATGATGGACCAGAAGGCCATATTCCAGCAGCCTCCCATTGGGGTACGCAAGATCGTCTTGGCCACCAACATTGCCGAGACGTCCATCACGATCAATGACATCGTGCACGTGGTGGACAGCGGTCTGCACAAGGAGGAGCGCTACGACCTGAAGACCAAG GTTTCCTGCCTGGAGACCGTGTGGGTGTCACGAGCCAATGTGATCCAGCGCCGGGGCCGGGCGGGCCGCTGCCAGTCTGGCTTTGCCTACCACCTCTTCCCACGGAGCCGGCTGGAGAAGATGGCTCCTTTCCAAGTGCCAGAGATCCTGCGCACACCCCTGGAGAACCTGGTGCTGCAGGCCAAGATCCACATGCCAGAGAAGACG GCAGTGGAGTTCCTCTCCAAGGCCGTAGACAGTCCAAACATCAAGGCGGTGGACGAGGCCGTGATCTTGCTCCAAGAGATTG GGGTTCTGGACCAGCGGGAGTACCTGACCACCCTGGGGCAGCGCCTGGCCCACATCTCCACTGACCCGCGGCTGGCCAAGGCCATCGTGCTGGCTGCCATCTTCCGTTGCCTGCACCCGCTGTTAGTGGTCGTCTCGTGCCTCACCCGGGACCCCTTCAGCAGCAGCCTGCAGAACCGGGCGGAGGTGGACAAG gTGAAAGCACTGTTGAGCCACGACAGCGGCAGTGACCACCTGGCCTTTGTGCGGGCGGTGTCCGGCTGGGAGGAGGTGCTGCGCTGGCAGGATCGCAGCTCCCGTGAGAACTACCTGGAGGAAAACCTGCTCTACGCACCCAGCCTGCGCTTCATCCACG GACTCATCAAGCAGTTCTCAGAGAACATTTATGAGGCTTTCCTGGTTGGGAAGCCCTCGGACTgcaccctggcctctgcccagtgCAACGAGTAcagtgaggaggaggagctggtgaAGGGGGTGCTGATGGCGGGTCTCTACCCCAACCTCATCCAG GTGAGGCAGGGCAAGGTGACCCGGCAGGGCAAGTTCAAGCCCAACAGTGTCACGTACAGGACCAAATCCGGCAACATCTTGCTGCACAAGTCGACCATTAACAG GGAGGCCACCCGGCTGCGGAGCCGATGGCTGACGTATTTCATGGCTGTCAAGTCCAACGGCAGCGTCTTCGTCCGGGACTCCTCCCAGGTGCACCCACTAGCTGTGCTGCTACTGACCGACGGGGACGTCCACATCCGTG ATGACGGGCGCCGGGCCACCATTTCCCTGAGCGACAGTGACCTGCTGCGGCTGGAGGGTGACTCGCGCACCGTGCGGCTGCTGCGGGAGCTGCGCCGGGCCCTGGGCCGCATGGTGGAGCGGAGCCTGCGCAGCGAGCTGGCGGCACTGCCGCCCTGTGTGCAGGAGGAGCATGGGCAGCTGCTCGCCCTGCTGGCGGAGCTGCTGCGCGGGC
- the DHX30 gene encoding ATP-dependent RNA helicase DHX30 isoform X5 has product MFSLDSFRKASRDLLKEFPQPKNLLNSVIGRALGISHAKDKLVYVHTNGPKKKKVTLHIKWPKSVEVEGYGSKKIDAERQAAAAACQLFKGWGLLGPRNELFDAAKYRVLADRFGSPADSWWRPEPTMPPTSWRQLNPESIRPGGPGSLSRSLGREEEEDEEEELEEGTIDVTEFLSMTQQDSHAPLRDSRGGSFEMTDDDSAIRALTQFPLPKNLLAKVIQIATSSSTAKNLMQFHTVGTKTKLSTLTLLWPCPMTFVAKGRRKAEAENKAAALACKKLKSLGLVDRNNEPLTHAMYNLASLRELGETQRRPCTIQVPEPILRKIETFLNHYPVESSWISSELRLQGEDILPLGKDSGPLSDPITGKPYVPLSEAEELRLSQSLLELWRRRGPVWQEAPQLPVDPHRDTILNAIEQHPVVVIAGDTGCGKTTRIPQLLLERYVTEGRGARCNVIITQPRRISAVSVAQRVSHELGPSLRRNVGFQVRLESKPPARGGALLFCTVGILLRKLQSNPSLEGVSHVVVDEVHERDVNTDFLLILLKGLQRLNPALRLVLMSATGDNERFSRYFGGCPVIKVPGFMYPVKEHYLEDILAKLGKHQYPHRHRHHESEDECALDLDLVTDLVLHIDARGEPGGILCFLPGWQEIKGVQQRLQEALGMHESKYLILPVHSNIPMMDQKAIFQQPPIGVRKIVLATNIAETSITINDIVHVVDSGLHKEERYDLKTKVSCLETVWVSRANVIQRRGRAGRCQSGFAYHLFPRSRLEKMAPFQVPEILRTPLENLVLQAKIHMPEKTAVEFLSKAVDSPNIKAVDEAVILLQEIGVLDQREYLTTLGQRLAHISTDPRLAKAIVLAAIFRCLHPLLVVVSCLTRDPFSSSLQNRAEVDKVKALLSHDSGSDHLAFVRAVSGWEEVLRWQDRSSRENYLEENLLYAPSLRFIHGLIKQFSENIYEAFLVGKPSDCTLASAQCNEYSEEEELVKGVLMAGLYPNLIQVRQGKVTRQGKFKPNSVTYRTKSGNILLHKSTINREATRLRSRWLTYFMAVKSNGSVFVRDSSQVHPLAVLLLTDGDVHIRDDGRRATISLSDSDLLRLEGDSRTVRLLRELRRALGRMVERSLRSELAALPPCVQEEHGQLLALLAELLRGPCGSFDVRKTADD; this is encoded by the exons ATGTTCAGCCTGGACTCATTCAGGAAAG CTTCTAGGGACCTATTAAAAGAGTTTCCACAGCCCAAAAATCTTCTCAACAGTGTGATTGGAAGAGCACTTGGCATCTCACACGCAAAAGACAAATTGGTCTACGTGCATACAAATGGACCGAAGAAAAAG AAAGTCACCCTCCACATAAAGTGGCCCAAGAGCGTGGAGGTAGAAGGCTATGGCAGCAAGAAGATCGATGCCGAGAGGCAGGCTGCAGCTGCGGCCTGCCAGCTGTTCAAG GGCTGGGGTCTGCTGGGTCCCCGGAATGAGCTGTTTGATGCAGCCAAATACCGCGTGCTAGCCGATCGCTTTGGCTCTCCGGCTGACAGCTGGTGGCGCCCAGAACCCACCATGCCACCCACTTCCTGGCGGCAGCTGAATCCTGAGAGCATCCGGCCAGGGGGACCTGGGAGCCTGTCCCGCTCCTTGGGtcgggaggaagaggaggatgaggaggaagaaCTAGAAGAAGGGACCATCGATGTCACTGAATTTCTGTCTATGACCCAGCAGGACTCCCACGCCCCACTCAGGGATTCCAG GGGGGGTTCCTTTGAAATGACAGATGACGACAGTGCTATCAGGGCTCTGACCCAGTTTCCACTTCCCAAGAACCTTCTGGCCAAGGTGATTCAGATAGCAACATCCTCCTCCACAGCCAAG AACCTCATGCAGTTCCACACCGTGGGCACCAAGACCAAGCTGTCCACCCTCACCCTGCTCTGGCCCTGTCCCATGACCTTCGTGGCCAAGGGGCGTCGCAAAGCAGAGGCAGAGAATAAAGCGGCAGCCTTGGCTTGTAAGAAACTGAAG AGCCTGGGACTGGTGGACCGGAACAACGAGCCGCTCACCCACGCCATGTATAACTTGGCCTCCTTGCGAGAGCTGGGTGAGACCCAGCGCCGGCCGTGTACCATCCAGGTGCCTGAGCCCATCCTCCGCAAGATCGAGACCTTCCTTAACCAT TACCCTGTGGAGAGTTCGTGGATCTCCTCAGAGCTCCGGCTGCAGGGTGAGGACATCCTGCCCTTGGGCAAGGACTCGGGGCCCCTGAGTGACCCCATCACAGGCAAGCCCTATGTGCCACTGTCAGAAGCAGAGGAGCTGCGTCTGAGCCAGAGTCTGCTGGAGCTGTGGCGGCGGCGAGGGCCAGTCTGGCAGGAGGCACCCCAGCTCCCCGTGGACCCTCATCGGGACACCATCCTCAATGCCATCGAGCAGCACCCAGTGGTGGTCATTGCTGGGGACACGGGCTGTGGGAAGACCACGCGCATCCCCCAGCTGCTGCTGGAGCGCTACGTGACCGAGGGCCGCGGTGCGCGCTGCAACGTGATCATCACCCAGCCACGCCGCATCTCGGCCGTGTCTGTGGCGCAGCGGGTCAGCCACGAACTGGGCCCTTCCCTGCGCCGGAACGTAGGCTTCCAGGTGCGGTTGGAAAGCAAGCCTCCGGCCCGAGGAGGGGCCCTGCTGTTCTGCACGGTGGGCATCCTGCTGCGGAAGCTGCAGAGCAACCCCAGCCTGGAGGGCGTGAGCCACGTGGTCGTGGACGAGGTGCACGAGCGAGACGTGAACACGGACTTCCTGCTGATCCTGCTCAAGGGCCTGCAGCGGCTCAACCCGGCTCTGCGCTTGGTGCTCATGAGCGCCACTGGCGACAACGAGCGTTTCTCCCGCTACTTTGGTGGCTGCCCTGTCATCAAGGTCCCCGGCTTCATGTACCCTGTCAAGGAGCACTACCTGGAGGACATCCTGGCCAAGCTGGGCAAGCACCAGTATCCGCACCGGCACCGGCACCACGAG TCTGAGGATGAATGCGCTCTCGATTTGGACCTCGTGACTGATCTGGTTCTGCACATCGATGCCCGCGGGGAACCAG GTGGGATCCTCTGCTTCCTGCCGGGCTGGCAGGAGATCAAAGGAGTCCAGCAACGCCTCCAGGAGGCCCTGGGCATGCACGAGAGCAAGTACCTCATCCTGCCAG TGCACTCCAACATCCCGATGATGGACCAGAAGGCCATATTCCAGCAGCCTCCCATTGGGGTACGCAAGATCGTCTTGGCCACCAACATTGCCGAGACGTCCATCACGATCAATGACATCGTGCACGTGGTGGACAGCGGTCTGCACAAGGAGGAGCGCTACGACCTGAAGACCAAG GTTTCCTGCCTGGAGACCGTGTGGGTGTCACGAGCCAATGTGATCCAGCGCCGGGGCCGGGCGGGCCGCTGCCAGTCTGGCTTTGCCTACCACCTCTTCCCACGGAGCCGGCTGGAGAAGATGGCTCCTTTCCAAGTGCCAGAGATCCTGCGCACACCCCTGGAGAACCTGGTGCTGCAGGCCAAGATCCACATGCCAGAGAAGACG GCAGTGGAGTTCCTCTCCAAGGCCGTAGACAGTCCAAACATCAAGGCGGTGGACGAGGCCGTGATCTTGCTCCAAGAGATTG GGGTTCTGGACCAGCGGGAGTACCTGACCACCCTGGGGCAGCGCCTGGCCCACATCTCCACTGACCCGCGGCTGGCCAAGGCCATCGTGCTGGCTGCCATCTTCCGTTGCCTGCACCCGCTGTTAGTGGTCGTCTCGTGCCTCACCCGGGACCCCTTCAGCAGCAGCCTGCAGAACCGGGCGGAGGTGGACAAG gTGAAAGCACTGTTGAGCCACGACAGCGGCAGTGACCACCTGGCCTTTGTGCGGGCGGTGTCCGGCTGGGAGGAGGTGCTGCGCTGGCAGGATCGCAGCTCCCGTGAGAACTACCTGGAGGAAAACCTGCTCTACGCACCCAGCCTGCGCTTCATCCACG GACTCATCAAGCAGTTCTCAGAGAACATTTATGAGGCTTTCCTGGTTGGGAAGCCCTCGGACTgcaccctggcctctgcccagtgCAACGAGTAcagtgaggaggaggagctggtgaAGGGGGTGCTGATGGCGGGTCTCTACCCCAACCTCATCCAG GTGAGGCAGGGCAAGGTGACCCGGCAGGGCAAGTTCAAGCCCAACAGTGTCACGTACAGGACCAAATCCGGCAACATCTTGCTGCACAAGTCGACCATTAACAG GGAGGCCACCCGGCTGCGGAGCCGATGGCTGACGTATTTCATGGCTGTCAAGTCCAACGGCAGCGTCTTCGTCCGGGACTCCTCCCAGGTGCACCCACTAGCTGTGCTGCTACTGACCGACGGGGACGTCCACATCCGTG ATGACGGGCGCCGGGCCACCATTTCCCTGAGCGACAGTGACCTGCTGCGGCTGGAGGGTGACTCGCGCACCGTGCGGCTGCTGCGGGAGCTGCGCCGGGCCCTGGGCCGCATGGTGGAGCGGAGCCTGCGCAGCGAGCTGGCGGCACTGCCGCCCTGTGTGCAGGAGGAGCATGGGCAGCTGCTCGCCCTGCTGGCGGAGCTGCTGCGCGGGC